Proteins encoded together in one Micromonospora auratinigra window:
- a CDS encoding glycosyl hydrolase family 18 protein → MKRSLRRTLWATGAVVALMAAAMPLATASAAGSVTATFTKVQDWGTGHETRVTVTNGTGAAVDTWRIEFDLPSGTTISSSWDADVTSSGNHYVAVKKSWAGPLAAGASFSWGYNGTGPYAGPLNCTVNGGSCSGGGTPPTTTPPATTAPPTTAPPTTAPPTTAPPTTPPPTTPPPTTTPPTGGKKIVGYFTEWGVYGRNYHVKNVHTSGSAAKMTHLLYAFGNTTGGRCSIGDSYADYDKAYTAADSVDGVADTWDQPLRGNFNQLRKLKKMYPNLKVIWSFGGWTWSAGFTQAAQNPAAFADSCYALIKDPRWADVFDGIDIDWEYPNACGLQCDTSGPNAFKNVIGALRSKFGSSFLVTAAITADGSSGGKIDATDYAGAAANLNWLMPMTYDYFGAWAAQGPTAPHSPLYSYTGIPQQGFWSDAAIQKLKSKGVPANKLLLGIGFYGRGWTGVTQTAPGGTATGPAPGTYEQGIEDYKVLKNSCPATGTVAGTAYAKCGSNWWSYDTPATIGGKMSYANTQGLGGAFFWELSGDTSNGELIGAIKGGLG, encoded by the coding sequence ATGAAGAGATCGCTCCGCCGGACCCTCTGGGCCACCGGCGCCGTGGTCGCGCTGATGGCCGCGGCGATGCCGCTGGCGACCGCCTCCGCGGCCGGCAGTGTGACCGCCACCTTCACCAAGGTGCAGGACTGGGGCACCGGACACGAGACCCGGGTGACCGTCACCAACGGCACCGGCGCCGCCGTCGACACCTGGCGCATCGAGTTCGACCTGCCGTCGGGCACCACCATCAGCAGCTCCTGGGACGCCGACGTCACCAGCAGCGGGAACCACTACGTCGCGGTGAAGAAGAGCTGGGCCGGCCCGCTCGCCGCCGGGGCCAGCTTCAGCTGGGGCTACAACGGCACCGGCCCGTACGCCGGCCCGCTGAACTGCACCGTCAACGGCGGATCCTGTTCCGGTGGCGGCACCCCGCCCACCACGACCCCGCCGGCGACGACCGCACCACCCACCACCGCGCCGCCCACCACCGCGCCGCCGACGACGGCTCCGCCGACGACGCCGCCGCCCACCACGCCGCCGCCCACCACGACCCCGCCGACCGGCGGGAAGAAGATCGTCGGCTACTTCACCGAGTGGGGCGTCTACGGCCGCAACTACCACGTGAAGAACGTCCACACGAGCGGGTCGGCCGCCAAGATGACCCACCTGCTGTACGCCTTCGGCAACACCACCGGCGGCCGGTGCAGCATCGGTGACAGCTACGCCGACTACGACAAGGCGTACACCGCGGCGGACAGCGTCGACGGGGTGGCCGACACCTGGGACCAGCCGCTGCGCGGCAACTTCAACCAGCTGCGCAAGCTGAAGAAGATGTACCCCAACCTGAAGGTGATCTGGTCCTTCGGCGGCTGGACCTGGTCGGCCGGCTTCACCCAGGCCGCGCAGAACCCGGCCGCGTTCGCCGACTCCTGCTACGCGCTGATCAAGGACCCGCGCTGGGCGGACGTCTTCGACGGCATCGACATCGACTGGGAGTACCCGAACGCCTGCGGCCTCCAGTGCGACACCAGCGGCCCGAACGCCTTCAAGAACGTGATCGGCGCGCTGCGCAGCAAGTTCGGCTCCAGCTTCCTGGTCACCGCGGCGATCACCGCCGACGGCAGCAGCGGCGGCAAGATCGACGCCACCGACTACGCCGGCGCCGCGGCCAACCTGAACTGGCTCATGCCGATGACCTACGACTACTTCGGCGCCTGGGCGGCCCAGGGCCCCACCGCGCCGCACTCGCCGCTCTACTCCTACACCGGGATCCCGCAGCAGGGCTTCTGGTCGGACGCGGCGATCCAGAAGCTCAAGTCCAAGGGCGTGCCGGCCAACAAGCTGCTGCTCGGCATCGGCTTCTACGGCCGGGGTTGGACCGGGGTGACCCAGACCGCCCCCGGCGGCACCGCCACCGGCCCCGCGCCCGGCACCTACGAGCAGGGCATCGAGGACTACAAGGTGCTCAAGAACAGCTGCCCGGCCACCGGCACCGTCGCCGGCACGGCCTACGCCAAGTGCGGTTCGAACTGGTGGAGCTACGACACGCCGGCCACCATCGGCGGGAAGATGAGCTACGCCAACACCCAGGGCCTCGGTGGCGCCTTCTTCTGGGAGCTCTCCGGTGACACCAGCAACGGTGAGCTGATCGGCGCCATCAAGGGCGGTCTCGGCTGA
- a CDS encoding class II 3-deoxy-7-phosphoheptulonate synthase — protein sequence MRHEWHQLSHPAVGSPGLQTSRPTADSAEDAALGLDRWRDLPRAQTPPWSDQTQVAEVCKVLDTVPSVVAPYEVDQLRRRLALVCEGKAFLLQGGDCAETFADNTESHLLANARTLLQMAIVLTYGASLPVVKVARVAGQYTKPRSLPTDARGLPAYRGDMINSLEATPEARVADPQRMIRAYANSAAAMNMLRAYLAGGLADLHAVHDWNKDFVRQSPAGERYEAIAREIDRAIAFIRACGMTDEEALRTVTLYCSHEALALEYDRALTRISDSRAYGLSGHFLWIGERTRQIDGAHIDYISRIANPIGVKLGPTTSPDEAIELCEKLNPDNIPGRLTLISRMGNHRVRDALPPIVAKVTAAGAKVVWQCDPMHGNTHESSNGYKTRHFDRIVDEVLGYFEVHRGLETHPGGLHVELTGEDVTECLGGAQGIEDLDLPDRYETACDPRLNTQQSLELAFLVAEMLRG from the coding sequence ATGCGCCATGAGTGGCACCAGCTGAGCCATCCCGCCGTGGGCAGCCCCGGCCTGCAGACCAGCCGCCCGACCGCCGACTCCGCCGAGGACGCGGCCCTCGGCCTGGACCGCTGGCGGGACCTGCCCCGCGCGCAGACCCCGCCCTGGTCGGACCAGACCCAGGTGGCCGAGGTCTGCAAGGTGCTCGACACCGTGCCGTCGGTGGTCGCCCCCTACGAGGTCGACCAGCTCCGGCGGCGGCTCGCGCTGGTCTGCGAGGGCAAGGCGTTCCTGCTCCAGGGCGGCGACTGCGCGGAGACCTTCGCCGACAACACCGAGAGCCACCTGCTGGCCAACGCCCGCACCCTGCTCCAGATGGCGATCGTGCTCACCTACGGCGCGTCGCTGCCGGTGGTCAAGGTGGCCCGGGTCGCCGGGCAGTACACCAAGCCCCGGTCGCTGCCGACCGACGCCCGCGGCCTCCCGGCCTACCGGGGCGACATGATCAACTCGCTGGAGGCCACGCCGGAGGCCCGGGTCGCCGACCCGCAGCGCATGATCCGGGCGTACGCCAACTCCGCCGCCGCGATGAACATGCTCCGGGCGTACCTGGCCGGCGGCCTGGCCGACCTGCACGCGGTGCACGACTGGAACAAGGACTTCGTCCGGCAGTCGCCGGCCGGCGAGCGCTACGAGGCCATCGCCCGGGAGATCGACCGGGCCATCGCCTTCATCCGGGCCTGCGGGATGACCGACGAGGAGGCCCTGCGCACGGTCACCCTCTACTGCTCGCACGAGGCCCTCGCGCTGGAGTACGACCGCGCGCTCACCCGCATCTCCGACAGCCGGGCGTACGGCCTGTCCGGGCACTTCCTGTGGATCGGCGAGCGCACCCGGCAGATCGACGGCGCGCACATCGACTACATCTCCCGCATCGCCAACCCGATCGGCGTGAAGCTCGGCCCGACCACCAGCCCGGACGAGGCCATCGAGCTGTGCGAGAAGCTCAACCCGGACAACATCCCCGGCCGGCTCACCCTGATCAGCCGGATGGGCAACCACCGGGTCCGCGACGCGCTGCCCCCGATCGTCGCCAAGGTCACCGCGGCCGGCGCCAAGGTGGTCTGGCAGTGCGACCCGATGCACGGCAACACCCACGAGTCCTCCAACGGCTACAAGACCCGGCACTTCGACCGGATCGTCGACGAGGTGCTCGGCTACTTCGAGGTGCACCGCGGCCTGGAGACCCACCCGGGCGGCCTGCACGTCGAGCTGACCGGCGAGGACGTCACCGAGTGCCTCGGCGGCGCCCAGGGCATCGAGGACCTCGACCTGCCCGACCGGTACGAGACCGCCTGCGACCCGCGACTGAACACCCAGCAGTCGCTGGAGCTGGCCTTCCTGGTCGCGGAGATGCTGCGGGGCTGA
- a CDS encoding DUF4259 domain-containing protein — translation MGTWAAGPFDNDTAADWCGALDDAAPRERPVLVEQALRVVVDDAGYLDSDLGVEAVAAAAVLAAHLPGASPVNSAYAPDFLTGGVRLELPERLRPLAVRALDRVVGEESELAELWVEAGEPNKFLVEVAGLRTLLAAA, via the coding sequence ATGGGGACCTGGGCGGCGGGACCGTTCGACAACGACACGGCGGCGGACTGGTGCGGCGCGCTGGACGACGCCGCGCCGCGGGAGCGCCCGGTCCTGGTGGAGCAGGCGCTACGGGTGGTCGTCGACGACGCCGGCTACCTCGACTCGGACCTCGGGGTCGAGGCGGTGGCCGCCGCCGCGGTGCTCGCCGCGCACCTGCCCGGCGCGTCGCCGGTGAACTCGGCGTACGCGCCGGACTTCCTCACCGGGGGCGTCCGGCTGGAGTTGCCGGAGCGGCTGCGCCCGCTGGCCGTGCGGGCGCTGGACCGGGTGGTCGGCGAGGAGTCGGAGCTGGCCGAGCTCTGGGTCGAGGCGGGCGAGCCGAACAAGTTCCTCGTCGAGGTGGCCGGGCTGCGGACGCTCCTCGCCGCCGCCTGA
- a CDS encoding SGNH/GDSL hydrolase family protein, with protein sequence MRRSRLATLVLSLASAFGVTLTLAVPAQAAATDRYVALGDSYASGVGADSYTSESGSCLRSTNAYPALYNTNIKPASYRSVACSGATTADVINSQLAALSSTTTLVSVTIGGNDVGFSSIMSTCVLQGETQCVAAVQAAEDKARNELPAKLANVYNGIKGRSPSARVVVVGYPVFYQLGTLCVGLSATSRAKINEGINLLDDITRTAATSAGFKFADVRSIFVGHQLCSYGEKWLHALNYLNLTVSYHPTAAGQAGGYYPVFRSVAG encoded by the coding sequence GTGCGGAGATCCCGTCTTGCCACCCTCGTCCTGTCGTTGGCCTCGGCCTTCGGTGTCACGCTGACGCTGGCCGTCCCGGCCCAGGCCGCCGCCACCGACCGCTACGTCGCGCTCGGCGATTCGTACGCCTCCGGCGTCGGCGCCGACAGCTACACCTCGGAGAGCGGGTCCTGCCTGCGCAGCACCAACGCCTACCCGGCGCTGTACAACACGAACATCAAGCCCGCCTCGTACCGCTCGGTGGCCTGTTCGGGCGCGACCACGGCGGACGTCATCAACAGCCAGCTCGCGGCGCTCTCCTCGACCACCACCCTGGTCAGCGTCACCATCGGCGGCAACGACGTCGGCTTCTCCAGCATCATGAGCACCTGCGTGCTCCAGGGTGAGACCCAGTGCGTCGCCGCCGTGCAGGCGGCCGAGGACAAGGCCCGCAACGAGCTGCCGGCCAAGCTGGCCAACGTCTACAACGGCATCAAGGGCCGCTCGCCGAGCGCCCGGGTCGTGGTGGTCGGCTACCCGGTCTTCTACCAGCTCGGCACGCTCTGTGTCGGGCTCAGCGCGACTTCCCGCGCGAAGATCAACGAGGGTATCAACCTGCTCGACGACATCACCCGTACCGCGGCGACCTCGGCCGGCTTCAAGTTCGCCGACGTCCGCTCGATCTTCGTCGGGCACCAGCTCTGCAGCTACGGCGAGAAGTGGCTGCACGCGTTGAACTACCTCAACCTGACCGTCTCGTACCACCCGACCGCCGCGGGCCAGGCCGGCGGCTACTACCCGGTCTTCCGCTCCGTCGCGGGCTGA
- a CDS encoding AraC-like ligand-binding domain-containing protein: MASVDTGWLPPAERFGFWQDLVARQSAAARIRSAHAADFAASARAVDLGAVRLGVWRYPSLEFTRAAPMINSTDPELYQLALPLSGRGVMTQQRREGRLDPSAFALVDTVRPHESRHGPDGTTPGTVQTLTVLVPHHALPVPAHRLAALCAVGIPAGTGMGALLAAFLRRIMAHPEQYAAADAPQLDRIALDLIAGTLAGQLDAVRDLPVDVRVTGLRARVTAFVREHLTDPELSPATVAAAHHLSLRSLHRLFEGTGATVGGLIRSGRLDRAARELADPQLRQLSVAQVGARCGFAHPAHFSRAFRAAYGVSPGEHRERAGRG, encoded by the coding sequence GTGGCGTCGGTCGACACCGGTTGGCTGCCGCCGGCCGAGCGGTTCGGCTTCTGGCAGGACCTCGTCGCCCGGCAGTCGGCGGCGGCCCGGATCCGCAGCGCGCACGCGGCCGACTTCGCCGCCTCGGCCCGCGCGGTCGATCTCGGCGCGGTACGCCTCGGCGTCTGGCGCTACCCGTCGCTGGAGTTCACCCGCGCCGCCCCGATGATCAACAGCACCGACCCGGAGCTGTACCAGCTCGCCCTGCCGCTCTCCGGGCGCGGCGTGATGACCCAGCAGCGCCGCGAGGGTCGCCTCGACCCGTCCGCCTTCGCCCTGGTCGACACGGTCCGGCCGCACGAATCCCGGCACGGCCCGGACGGCACGACGCCGGGGACCGTGCAGACCCTGACCGTGCTGGTGCCGCACCACGCGCTGCCGGTGCCGGCGCACCGGCTGGCGGCGCTGTGCGCCGTCGGCATCCCGGCCGGCACCGGAATGGGCGCGCTGCTCGCCGCCTTCCTGCGGCGGATCATGGCGCATCCGGAGCAGTACGCGGCGGCCGACGCGCCGCAGCTCGACCGGATCGCGCTGGACCTGATCGCCGGCACCCTGGCCGGGCAGCTGGACGCGGTGCGGGACCTGCCGGTCGACGTCCGGGTCACCGGGCTGCGGGCCCGGGTGACGGCGTTCGTCCGGGAGCACCTGACCGACCCGGAGCTGTCCCCGGCCACCGTCGCGGCGGCGCACCACCTGTCCCTGCGGTCGCTGCACCGGCTCTTCGAGGGCACCGGCGCGACGGTCGGCGGGCTGATCCGTAGCGGCCGGCTGGACCGGGCCGCCCGGGAACTGGCCGACCCGCAGCTGCGGCAGCTGAGCGTCGCGCAGGTCGGCGCCCGGTGCGGCTTCGCGCACCCGGCGCACTTCAGCCGCGCGTTCCGGGCCGCGTACGGAGTGTCCCCCGGCGAACACCGGGAGCGGGCCGGGCGGGGTTGA
- a CDS encoding NADPH-dependent F420 reductase, with protein MTTVGLIGSGNIGGTVARLAVAAGHDVVLSNSRGPETLKELVDELGPRARAATPAEAAAAGDLVVVTIPLLAYRQVPAEPLAGKVVIDTGNYYPERDGRFPELDDESTTTSELLQRHLPGSRVVKGLNNIYFKHLLALGRPSGAADRTALPIAGDDAAAKRSVSAFLDSLGYDTVDVGPLAEGWRYQRDTSAYAALYAADPADWERPAPVDAATLRAALAAARRYADS; from the coding sequence ATGACGACTGTGGGACTGATCGGCAGCGGCAACATCGGCGGCACCGTGGCGCGGCTCGCGGTGGCCGCGGGCCACGACGTGGTACTCAGCAACTCGCGCGGTCCGGAGACGCTCAAGGAGCTGGTCGACGAGCTCGGCCCCCGGGCCCGCGCGGCCACCCCGGCCGAGGCGGCGGCGGCCGGTGACCTGGTGGTGGTCACCATCCCGCTGCTGGCCTACCGGCAGGTGCCCGCCGAACCGCTGGCCGGCAAGGTGGTCATCGACACCGGCAACTACTACCCGGAGCGCGACGGCCGGTTCCCCGAGCTGGACGACGAGTCCACCACCACCAGCGAGCTGCTCCAGCGGCACCTGCCCGGATCCCGGGTGGTGAAGGGCCTGAACAACATCTACTTCAAGCACCTGCTCGCGCTGGGCCGGCCGAGCGGCGCGGCCGACCGGACCGCCCTGCCGATCGCCGGTGACGACGCGGCGGCCAAGCGGAGCGTCAGCGCGTTCCTCGACTCGCTCGGCTACGACACGGTCGACGTCGGCCCGCTCGCCGAGGGCTGGCGGTACCAGCGCGACACCAGCGCGTACGCCGCCCTCTACGCGGCCGACCCGGCCGACTGGGAGCGGCCGGCGCCGGTGGACGCGGCGACGCTGCGCGCCGCGCTCGCCGCCGCCCGCCGCTACGCCGACAGCTGA
- a CDS encoding glycoside hydrolase family 44 protein — translation MRPTTALLPVVLAAALGGLALPAPALAASGPALAVDATTGRHPISPYVYGMNFADEALARDLRLPVHRYGGNATTRYNFRADTSNRAGDWYFENIPNDNADPASLPDGSETDRFVAQNKATGAATVMTVPMIGWVAKDRTKSCAFSVAKYGTQQSTDPWAPDCGNGKKPDGTLITGNDPKDTSVAVGPEYVTDWMTHLKGRFGSAANGGVQFYNLDNEPDLWHSTHRDVRPTGLGYDELRDRTYQYAAAIKAADPQAKTLGPVGWGLNSIFYSGLDQDTCSRTGCWSNPPDKAAHGGQDLGPWYLDRMREYEQQHGTRILDYFDIHLYPQQSGVFGDAAGDATTQALRLRSTRQLWDPTYVDESWINQPVRFIPRMRELVDQHYPGTKIAMTEYSWGGYGSLNGALAEADVLGIFGREGLDLATLWTAPKTDQPVANAFRIYRNYDGKGGAFGETSVKATSADQGKLAVYAAERTGDKALTLVVVNKSGDDLTSPVALTGGSAGTAQVYRYSAANLAGVVRQADQPVTSTGFTATFPANSITHLVLPRGTDSGDTQAPTAPGRPTAGPVASDSVALSWAPATDNVGVTGYDVHRLDASGTVKVGSATGTAYTVTGLNPDTAYTFVVTARDAAGNVSAASPGLSVRTAPATTPTGGCAVTWAANSWPGGFTATITIKNTGSAAIDGWKLAFDFPTTGQKVGQGWSATWQQSGVTVTAQNLSYNGRLAPGASTSIGFNGTWTGSNPAPTAFTLNGQRCG, via the coding sequence GTGCGACCCACCACAGCACTGCTCCCGGTAGTCCTGGCCGCCGCTCTCGGCGGTCTGGCCCTGCCGGCGCCCGCCCTGGCCGCCTCCGGGCCCGCCCTGGCCGTCGACGCCACCACCGGTCGACACCCGATCAGCCCGTACGTCTACGGCATGAACTTCGCCGACGAGGCGCTCGCCCGCGACCTGCGACTGCCGGTGCACCGCTACGGCGGCAACGCCACCACCCGCTACAACTTCCGTGCCGACACCAGCAACCGGGCCGGTGACTGGTACTTCGAGAACATCCCCAACGACAACGCCGACCCGGCGAGCCTGCCCGACGGCTCGGAGACCGACCGGTTCGTGGCCCAGAACAAGGCCACCGGCGCCGCGACGGTCATGACCGTGCCGATGATCGGCTGGGTGGCCAAGGACCGGACCAAGTCCTGCGCCTTCAGCGTGGCCAAGTACGGCACGCAGCAGTCCACCGACCCCTGGGCGCCGGACTGCGGCAACGGCAAGAAGCCCGACGGCACGCTGATCACCGGTAATGACCCGAAGGACACCAGCGTCGCGGTCGGCCCGGAGTACGTCACCGACTGGATGACCCACCTGAAGGGGCGGTTCGGCTCTGCGGCGAACGGGGGCGTCCAGTTCTACAACCTGGACAACGAGCCGGACCTGTGGCACTCCACCCACCGCGACGTGCGCCCGACCGGGCTCGGCTACGACGAGCTGCGCGACCGGACGTACCAGTACGCGGCGGCGATCAAGGCCGCCGACCCGCAGGCGAAGACCCTCGGCCCGGTCGGCTGGGGGCTGAACTCGATCTTCTACTCCGGCCTGGACCAGGACACCTGCTCGCGTACCGGGTGCTGGTCGAACCCGCCGGACAAGGCCGCGCACGGCGGCCAGGACCTCGGCCCCTGGTACCTGGACCGGATGCGCGAGTACGAGCAGCAGCACGGCACCCGGATCCTCGACTACTTCGACATCCACCTCTACCCGCAGCAGTCCGGCGTGTTCGGCGACGCGGCCGGCGACGCCACCACCCAGGCGCTGCGGCTGCGCTCCACCCGCCAGCTCTGGGACCCGACGTACGTCGACGAGAGCTGGATCAACCAGCCGGTGCGGTTCATCCCCCGGATGCGGGAGCTGGTCGACCAGCACTACCCGGGCACGAAGATCGCGATGACCGAGTACAGCTGGGGCGGGTACGGCTCGCTCAACGGGGCGCTCGCCGAGGCCGACGTGCTCGGCATCTTCGGCCGGGAGGGGCTCGACCTGGCCACCCTCTGGACCGCCCCGAAGACCGACCAGCCGGTCGCCAACGCCTTCCGGATCTACCGCAACTACGACGGCAAGGGCGGCGCGTTCGGCGAGACCTCCGTCAAGGCCACCAGCGCCGACCAGGGCAAGCTGGCCGTGTACGCGGCCGAGCGGACCGGCGACAAGGCGCTGACCCTGGTCGTGGTGAACAAGTCCGGCGACGACCTGACCAGCCCGGTGGCCCTCACCGGCGGCTCGGCCGGCACCGCCCAGGTCTACCGCTACAGCGCGGCGAACCTGGCCGGCGTCGTCCGGCAGGCCGACCAGCCCGTCACCTCGACCGGGTTCACGGCCACCTTCCCGGCCAACTCGATCACCCACCTGGTGCTGCCGCGCGGCACCGACAGCGGCGACACCCAGGCGCCCACCGCCCCGGGCAGGCCGACCGCCGGCCCGGTCGCCAGCGACAGCGTCGCCCTGAGCTGGGCGCCGGCCACCGACAACGTCGGCGTCACCGGGTACGACGTGCACCGCCTGGACGCCTCGGGCACGGTGAAGGTCGGCAGCGCCACGGGCACCGCGTACACCGTGACCGGGCTGAACCCCGACACGGCGTACACCTTCGTGGTGACCGCCCGGGACGCGGCGGGCAACGTCTCGGCGGCCTCGCCGGGGCTGTCGGTGCGGACCGCGCCGGCGACCACCCCGACGGGCGGCTGCGCGGTGACCTGGGCGGCGAACAGTTGGCCGGGGGGCTTCACCGCGACCATCACGATCAAGAACACCGGCAGCGCCGCGATCGACGGCTGGAAGCTGGCCTTCGACTTCCCGACCACCGGGCAGAAGGTCGGCCAGGGCTGGTCGGCGACCTGGCAGCAGAGCGGGGTGACGGTCACCGCGCAGAACCTGAGCTACAACGGCCGGCTCGCGCCGGGGGCCAGCACCAGCATCGGCTTCAACGGCACCTGGACCGGGTCCAACCCGGCGCCGACCGCCTTCACCCTCAACGGGCAGCGCTGCGGCTGA
- a CDS encoding glutathione peroxidase — translation MTVFDVPIDALAGGTADLARYRGRALLVVNVASKCGLTPQYAGLQALADDYADRGLTVLGVPCNQFAGQEPGSAAEIEEFCQVNYGVTFPLTEKVDVNGPDRHPLYAELVSTPDAEGHTGDIRWNFEKFLVAPDGTVAARFAPQVTPDSPELRAAIEKVLPA, via the coding sequence ATGACCGTTTTCGACGTACCGATCGACGCCCTCGCCGGCGGCACCGCGGACCTCGCGCGGTACCGCGGCCGGGCCCTGCTGGTGGTCAACGTGGCCTCGAAGTGCGGGCTGACCCCGCAGTACGCCGGCCTCCAGGCGCTCGCCGACGACTACGCCGACCGGGGCCTGACCGTGCTCGGCGTGCCGTGCAACCAGTTCGCCGGCCAGGAACCGGGCAGCGCCGCCGAGATCGAGGAGTTCTGCCAGGTCAACTACGGCGTGACCTTCCCGTTGACGGAGAAGGTGGACGTCAACGGCCCCGACCGGCACCCGCTCTACGCGGAGCTGGTGTCCACCCCGGACGCCGAGGGACACACCGGCGACATCCGGTGGAACTTCGAGAAGTTCCTCGTCGCCCCGGACGGCACGGTGGCGGCCCGGTTCGCCCCGCAGGTGACCCCGGACTCCCCCGAACTGCGCGCGGCGATCGAGAAGGTGCTGCCGGCCTGA